One Micromonospora sp. WMMD812 genomic window carries:
- a CDS encoding GH1 family beta-glucosidase, with protein sequence MTTTSHLTSAQSDLIAGLPPSFRWGVATSAYQIEGAVRSDGRTASIWDTFCRVPGAVVNGETGDVACDHYHRMPQDVALIQDLGIDTYRFSVAWPRVQPGGRGPANPAGLAFYDRLVDELLGRGVDPWVTLYHWDLPQELEDAGGWPARDTAYRFADYAMLVFDRLSDRVRSWTTLNEPWCSAMLGYAYGAHAPGRRDFTAALQAVHHLLLGHGLATQRMRAAATRPVELGITLNLGTAAAETDSELDRAAARRADGLGLRIYLDPLRHGRYPADVVTDLAARGVELPVRPGDLEIISAPLDLLGVNYYTSHVFSGVDEDGRTEDADGNPVERAVPRGLPTTAMDWEIFPEGLTDLLVRISRDYPGLPIVITESGAAFDDRPDETGFVRDDDRTAYLATHIAAVAAARQAGADVRGYFAWSLLDNFEWAYGYDKRFGIVRVDYDTQARVPKQSALWYGDTARRVRSGGSA encoded by the coding sequence ATGACCACCACCAGTCACCTGACCAGCGCGCAGTCCGACCTCATCGCCGGTCTGCCGCCGAGCTTCCGGTGGGGCGTCGCGACGTCGGCGTACCAGATCGAGGGCGCCGTACGCTCCGACGGTCGCACCGCGTCGATCTGGGACACGTTCTGCCGGGTGCCGGGCGCCGTCGTCAACGGTGAGACCGGTGACGTGGCCTGTGACCACTACCACCGCATGCCGCAGGACGTCGCGCTCATCCAGGACCTCGGGATCGACACGTACCGCTTCTCGGTGGCGTGGCCGCGGGTGCAGCCCGGCGGCCGCGGCCCGGCCAACCCCGCCGGGCTGGCGTTCTACGACCGGCTCGTCGACGAGCTGCTCGGCCGCGGCGTCGACCCCTGGGTGACGCTGTACCACTGGGACCTGCCGCAGGAGCTGGAGGATGCCGGCGGGTGGCCGGCCCGGGACACCGCCTATCGCTTCGCCGACTACGCGATGCTGGTCTTCGACCGGCTCAGCGACCGCGTGCGCTCCTGGACCACCCTCAACGAGCCGTGGTGCTCGGCGATGCTCGGCTACGCGTACGGGGCGCACGCGCCGGGCCGCCGCGACTTCACCGCGGCCCTGCAGGCGGTGCATCACCTGCTGCTCGGCCACGGCCTGGCCACCCAGCGGATGCGCGCCGCCGCGACCCGCCCGGTCGAGCTCGGCATCACGCTGAACCTGGGCACCGCCGCGGCGGAGACGGACAGCGAGCTGGACCGGGCGGCGGCACGCCGCGCGGACGGGCTGGGCCTCCGGATCTACCTGGACCCGCTGCGGCACGGTCGGTACCCCGCCGACGTGGTCACCGACCTCGCCGCGCGCGGGGTCGAGCTTCCGGTGCGGCCGGGCGACCTGGAGATCATCTCCGCGCCCCTCGACCTGCTCGGCGTCAACTACTACACGAGCCACGTCTTCTCCGGAGTGGACGAGGACGGGCGCACCGAGGACGCGGACGGCAACCCGGTGGAGCGAGCGGTGCCGCGCGGCCTGCCGACCACCGCGATGGACTGGGAGATCTTCCCGGAGGGGCTGACCGACCTGCTGGTCCGGATCAGCCGGGACTACCCCGGTCTGCCGATCGTGATCACGGAGAGCGGGGCGGCGTTCGACGACCGCCCGGACGAGACCGGGTTCGTGCGCGACGACGACCGGACCGCGTACCTCGCGACGCACATCGCGGCCGTGGCCGCGGCCCGGCAGGCCGGCGCGGACGTGCGCGGGTACTTCGCGTGGTCGCTGCTAGACAACTTCGAGTGGGCGTACGGCTACGACAAGCGGTTCGGCATCGTCCGGGTCGACTACGACACGCAGGCGCGCGTCCCCAAGCAGAGCGCGCTCTGGTACGGCGACACCGCGCGGCGGGTGCGCAGCGGCGGGTCCGCGTAG
- a CDS encoding GH1 family beta-glucosidase — translation MKEKSVFDLAALPPTFVWGAATSAYQIEGGVTADGRKPSIWDTFCRVPGAIDNGDTGDLACDHYRRWPEDIALMRRLGLDAYRFSVAWPRVMPDGVGRPNPAGIAFYDRLVDGLLAAGIRPFATLYHWDLPQVLQDRGGWPARDTALAFADYAATVAAALGDRVTDWMTVNEPLCCAWIGYLEGRMAPGECDLARAVPASHHLLLGHGLAAAAVRANATAPASVGAVCNLSPIEPASDSDADVAAAVRADGHVNRWWLDPLFGRGYPTDMIDTYRVAPPVRPGDLEAIGAPLDFFGVNYYFRQVVADDPGGPVPYARQVSVPGALETAMGWESHPVGLTELLVRLAEVYGATSIYVTENGSAWGDEVGPGGEVEDKRRTEYLELHLEACAAAAARGVPVDGYFAWSLLDNFEWAYGYDKRFGLVYVDYLTQRRTIKASGHRYAEVIREHKQRRQEG, via the coding sequence ATGAAGGAGAAGAGTGTGTTTGACCTCGCCGCCCTGCCGCCGACCTTCGTCTGGGGCGCCGCCACCTCGGCGTACCAGATCGAGGGCGGGGTGACAGCCGACGGCCGTAAACCCTCGATCTGGGACACCTTCTGCCGGGTCCCGGGGGCGATCGACAACGGCGACACCGGCGATCTCGCCTGCGACCACTACCGGCGGTGGCCGGAGGACATCGCGCTGATGCGCCGGCTCGGCCTCGACGCGTACCGATTCTCGGTGGCGTGGCCGCGCGTGATGCCCGACGGTGTTGGCCGGCCCAACCCCGCCGGGATCGCGTTCTACGACCGGCTCGTCGACGGCCTGCTCGCCGCCGGCATCCGCCCGTTCGCCACGCTGTACCACTGGGACCTGCCCCAGGTGCTGCAGGACCGCGGCGGCTGGCCGGCCCGCGACACCGCGCTCGCCTTCGCCGACTACGCCGCCACCGTGGCCGCCGCGCTCGGCGACCGGGTCACCGACTGGATGACGGTCAACGAGCCGCTCTGCTGCGCCTGGATCGGCTACCTGGAGGGCCGGATGGCGCCCGGGGAGTGCGACCTGGCCCGCGCGGTGCCCGCTTCGCACCACCTGCTGCTCGGGCACGGGCTGGCCGCTGCCGCGGTGCGCGCCAACGCCACCGCGCCGGCGTCGGTCGGGGCCGTGTGCAACCTCAGCCCGATCGAGCCGGCCAGCGACAGCGACGCCGACGTCGCCGCCGCCGTACGCGCCGACGGTCACGTCAACCGCTGGTGGCTCGACCCGCTGTTCGGCCGCGGCTACCCGACCGACATGATCGACACCTACCGGGTCGCCCCGCCGGTCCGCCCCGGCGACCTCGAGGCGATCGGCGCGCCGCTGGACTTCTTCGGCGTCAACTACTACTTCCGGCAGGTCGTCGCCGACGATCCCGGCGGACCGGTGCCGTACGCCCGCCAGGTGTCCGTGCCCGGCGCCCTCGAGACCGCGATGGGGTGGGAGAGCCACCCCGTCGGCCTGACGGAGCTGCTCGTCCGCCTCGCCGAGGTCTACGGGGCCACCAGCATCTACGTCACGGAGAACGGCTCGGCGTGGGGGGACGAGGTCGGGCCGGGGGGAGAGGTCGAGGACAAGCGGCGCACCGAGTATCTCGAACTGCACCTGGAGGCGTGCGCGGCCGCCGCCGCCCGAGGCGTCCCGGTGGACGGCTACTTCGCGTGGTCGCTGCTGGACAACTTCGAATGGGCGTACGGCTACGACAAGCGGTTCGGCCTCGTGTACGTCGACTACCTCACCCAGCGCCGGACGATCAAGGCCAGCGGACACCGGTACGCGGAGGTGATCCGGGAACACAAGCAGCGCCGGCAGGAGGGCTGA
- a CDS encoding alkaline phosphatase PhoX: protein MPSSRRTFLAGGAAAGVGLAVAGGLPSLAQAHPGRPRPPAGASHVPFPPLVDDPDGILALPEGFRYTVVTRTGVTRLDRGQGLTPADHDGMAVYDAGHGRYTLIQNHEIDPGAEFGVPHVKGTVYDAGAVDAGGCTVIRTDRAGRNLGEFVALSGTVSNCAGGPTPWGTWLTCEETEDRAGDDWAEGDRSGVFQKDHGYVFEVWADGSADPRPIKCLGRYAHEALAIDKDRTKVYLSEDADGPNGLFYRWTAPRGVKLGPGVLTRLAPDAGVLAAMQIIMDDGSVLPDVAYLTSAQLGRPFPVRWIEVPERDARTTPVREQFAEGQVTRGRKFEGVWGTDEGVYVVNSYAWDDGELPADAAKHDGMVWFYDYRAQTIQLVTYFPHQTASEEGDPVRYNDLTFDGPDNVTVTPWGSLVLAEDGSGASHVLSAFPGGPTYAIARNQLNDSEFCGPTFTADGKVLFVNMQDPGLTLAITGPWEKYLG from the coding sequence GTGCCGTCTTCTCGTCGTACCTTCCTCGCCGGCGGCGCCGCCGCCGGCGTGGGCCTTGCCGTCGCCGGTGGCCTTCCGTCCCTGGCTCAGGCCCACCCGGGTCGGCCCCGCCCGCCGGCCGGGGCCAGCCACGTGCCCTTCCCGCCGCTCGTGGACGACCCCGACGGCATCCTGGCCCTGCCTGAGGGCTTCCGCTACACGGTGGTGACCCGGACCGGCGTCACCCGTCTCGACCGCGGCCAGGGCCTGACCCCGGCCGACCACGACGGCATGGCCGTCTACGACGCCGGCCACGGCCGTTACACCCTGATCCAGAACCACGAGATCGACCCGGGCGCCGAGTTCGGCGTACCGCACGTCAAGGGCACCGTCTACGACGCCGGCGCCGTCGACGCCGGCGGCTGCACCGTGATCCGGACCGACCGCGCGGGTCGCAACCTCGGTGAGTTCGTCGCCCTCTCCGGCACCGTCAGCAACTGCGCGGGCGGGCCCACCCCGTGGGGGACGTGGCTGACCTGCGAGGAGACCGAGGACCGGGCCGGGGACGACTGGGCGGAGGGCGACCGGTCCGGCGTCTTCCAGAAAGATCACGGCTACGTCTTCGAGGTCTGGGCCGACGGCAGCGCGGACCCGAGGCCGATCAAGTGCCTGGGCCGCTACGCCCACGAGGCCCTGGCGATCGACAAGGACCGCACCAAGGTCTACCTCTCCGAGGACGCCGACGGACCCAACGGCCTCTTCTACCGCTGGACCGCACCCCGCGGCGTCAAGCTCGGTCCCGGCGTGCTCACCCGCCTCGCTCCGGACGCCGGCGTCCTCGCCGCGATGCAGATCATCATGGACGACGGCTCGGTGCTGCCGGACGTCGCCTACCTGACCTCCGCCCAGCTGGGCCGCCCCTTCCCCGTGCGCTGGATCGAGGTGCCGGAGCGCGACGCGCGGACCACGCCGGTGCGCGAGCAGTTCGCCGAGGGCCAGGTCACCCGCGGACGCAAGTTCGAGGGCGTATGGGGCACCGACGAGGGCGTCTACGTGGTCAACTCCTACGCGTGGGACGACGGTGAGCTCCCGGCGGACGCGGCCAAGCACGACGGCATGGTCTGGTTCTACGACTACCGGGCCCAGACCATCCAGCTGGTGACGTACTTCCCGCACCAGACCGCGTCGGAGGAGGGTGACCCGGTCCGGTACAACGACCTCACCTTCGACGGGCCGGACAACGTGACCGTCACCCCGTGGGGAAGCCTCGTGCTCGCCGAGGACGGTTCGGGCGCCTCCCACGTGCTCAGCGCGTTCCCGGGCGGCCCCACGTACGCGATCGCCCGCAACCAGCTCAACGACTCGGAGTTCTGCGGGCCGACCTTCACCGCCGACGGCAAGGTGCTCTTCGTCAACATGCAGGACCCGGGCCTCACCCTGGCCATCACCGGTCCGTGGGAGAAGTACCTGGGCTGA
- a CDS encoding YceI family protein produces the protein MTIRTGRLRFGPENGRLLLRTGRTGVGSTVGHDLTIEVTEWSVEVTVPETGPADATATARVELGSLAVRTGTGGARPLTDKDRRDVENNARRTLDVNRHPTATFESTRVVAGDDSATISGTLTLHGIAAPITVEVRAAAPDRHRATTVVTQSTYGIKPYSAFLGALKVRDDVEVEIEFDLRR, from the coding sequence GTGACGATCAGAACCGGCCGGTTGCGGTTCGGCCCGGAGAACGGGCGCCTGCTGCTGCGCACCGGCCGTACGGGTGTGGGCTCGACCGTCGGCCACGACCTCACCATCGAGGTGACCGAGTGGTCGGTGGAGGTGACCGTTCCCGAGACCGGTCCGGCGGATGCCACCGCGACGGCGCGGGTCGAGTTGGGATCGTTGGCCGTCCGGACGGGTACCGGAGGCGCCCGACCGCTGACCGATAAGGACCGACGCGACGTCGAGAACAACGCCCGGCGGACGCTGGACGTCAATCGCCACCCGACGGCCACCTTCGAGTCCACCCGGGTCGTTGCCGGCGACGACTCCGCCACCATCAGCGGAACGCTCACTCTGCACGGGATCGCCGCCCCCATTACCGTCGAGGTGCGTGCGGCGGCGCCGGACCGGCACCGGGCCACCACCGTGGTGACCCAGTCGACCTACGGAATCAAGCCGTACTCGGCGTTTCTCGGCGCGCTCAAGGTCCGTGACGACGTCGAGGTGGAGATCGAGTTCGACCTACGACGTTGA